The following proteins are encoded in a genomic region of Solea senegalensis isolate Sse05_10M linkage group LG5, IFAPA_SoseM_1, whole genome shotgun sequence:
- the LOC122769446 gene encoding G-protein coupled receptor 15-like, which produces MLLNATVPLSVDFNTPEDFLIFTFHVLFATSAVLVAGSVVIGISSTRSLRGQNRFIFMLNTSISDTLTGFSVYYLGLFDVQEGYPSRNGTFYILPSFLGVNVLTFLFAQFDRYFAVCHPFFYNRYITRCCVIGICVFCWTYTYTILTVQNMVPISKAAQINAFGVMTLQIIVVVKLLMTVKLYIIARNQLAREAPSADRDNKKESLRIIVFVVICFLALWCPSFVNIIVRQLTRKGLMFRNEATNLFATMARLNALVTPALYIWGSPALRSAVWRTVWRRVCPMWRTRFLSRVGFTTDGVTNKP; this is translated from the exons ATGCTCCTAAACGCCACCGTCCCTCTGTCGGTGGACTTCAATACTCCGGAGGACTTCCTCATCTTCACCTTCCATGTCCTGTTCGCCACCAGCGCCGTGCTCGTCGCCGGCTCGGTGGTGATCGGTATCTCCTCCACTCGGTCACTGCGGGGCCAGAACCGCTTTATATTCATGCTGAACACGAGCATCAGTGACACACTGACAGGCTTCTCCGTTTACTACCTCGGCCTCTTCGACGTGCAGGAGGGATATCCCTCCAGAAACGGAACATTTTATATTCTACCCTCATTCCTGGGGGTCAACGTGTTGACTTTCCTTTTTGCGCAGTTTGACCGCTACTTCGCCGTGTGCCACCCGTTTTTCTACAACCGCTACATCACGCGCTGCTGCGTCATAGGGATTTGCGTGTTTTGCTGGACTTACACGTACACAATCCTCACCGTGCAGAACATGGTGCCAATTTCAAAGGCGGCTCAAATAAACGCGTTCGGGGTGATGACTCTGCAGATTATTGTTGTCGTTAAGCTGCTGATGACAGTTAAATTATACATCATCGCCAGGAATCAACTGGCGAGGGAGGCGCCCAGCGCGGACAGAGACAACAAGAAGGAGTCGCTGCGCATCATAGTATTTGTGGTTATTTGCTTCTTGGCTCTTTGGTGTCCGTCATTTGTAAATATTATAGTCAGACAGTTGACTAGAAAAGGTTTGATGTTTAGGAATGAGGCCACTAACCTGTTCGCCACCATGGCGCGTTTAAACGCGCTGGTCACACCTGCTCTGTACATCTGGGGCAGCCCGGCGCTGCGGAGTGCAGTGTGGAGGACAGTGTGGCGGAGGGTCTGTCCCATGTGGAGGACAAG GTTTCTCTCCAGAGTTGGTTTCACCACTGATGGAGTGACAAACAAACCATGA